In the genome of Acidimicrobiales bacterium, the window CACGTACGCGCTGCCCGGATATCGAACCGGTTTCTACGACTGGCAGCTCGTGCGCACCGGCAACTGGTCGCACGACGTCGGCTATTTCATGGTCAGCAGCCTCTCGATCGAGGACCGGCGCGCGCACGAACGAGACCTGCTTGCGGGTTACCTCGAGCTATTGGCCGGCGCCGGCGTCGAGCCACCCGGTGCCGGTCCTGCGTGGGATCGCTACCGGTCGACGCCGGCGTTCGGCCTGGGTACGTGGATGCACACGATCTCGGCGGGCAGCTTCCAGCCTGTTGACGTCTGCGTGTCGACCATCGAGCGTTTCTCGGCGGCCTACGCGGACCTCGACACCGCCCGCTCCGCGGTCGCCGGCGGCTAGGGCTGCCGGCTTCGCCGTCGCGGAGGAGTCCGGTCGTGCAGCGATGCCAGCGGGTCGTGCAGCGATGCCAGCGGGTCGTGCAGCGATGCCTGCGGGTCGTGCAGCGATGCCAGCGGGTCGTGGAGGCGTCGGCGACCGGGTAGGCGGCCTACCTCCGTGAACCACTCCCTTCCCATCGCTAGCCGGAACACCGGCCCGGGGAGGCGCAGCAGCCATGCGATGGTCCTGTCCTCGCGATCGGCACTCGCCTGGCTGGCATGGGCCGCGATGGCTGCTCTCTTGCGGTCCGTGTACGGGCGCACGTCGACAGCATGCGTGATGGTCGACGGGTCGGCGTACCTGCTGTCGAAGCGGGAGGGTTCGAATTCCGACGATCTCGGCCGGAACCAGGTCACGGCCTTGAGAGCCCGTTGAAGCGCTCGCCGGTCAACCGTCGCTTCGAGCAGCACAGGGACCGAGGCCAACGACGACGCGATCCTGCCCACCCGGTGTACCTGCACGTGATCGGGGTGACCGTACCCGCCGGCGGGGTCATAGCTGACGAGCACGCTCGCCTGCTCTTCGAACAACAATGCCGCGAGGCGGTGCGCGGGCACCTCCGGAGGAAGGTGGCAGAAGCCGTCGACGGGCGCGTCGGTGCCGTCCATCCCGGAGTCCGCATAGCCGAGGATCTCGAGTCGTGCGCATCCCAGCAACCTCGCGGATTCCTCGAGTTCCAAAGCGCGAGCCGACGCGAGCCGACCGCCGGCGGTGAACTCTTGGGAGGCGAGTCCCGCCTCACCGCAAGTTGCCACGGCGAGCACGACCCGGTGTCCCTCGGCGGCAAGACGGGCCATGGTCCCTCCGGTGAGCAGAGCCTCGTCGTCAGGATGGGCGTGGAAGAAGACGATGGTGAAGGTCACCCGATCAGGGCGAGCTTGCGCCGCGGGTCCTCGCTGGCTCCGGCGACAGCGCGTGCGCGGTCGTACAACGCTTCTGTCGCGTCGAGGATGCCCGGCCACGAGACGGGCGGCGGGACAGCACGAGCATGGGTGCGCATGCATCCACGCAAGGACTCCGAACCAGCCAACCTGACGATGCTGTCCACCATCTCCGCGTCGCCGCAGGACAGCAGGCCGTCGGTTGCGTCGACGATGAACTCGGACACGCCGGAACCGCGGTGAGCGACCACGGGAAGCCCGGCGCAACGGGCCTCCAGGGCGGCGATGCCGAAGGACTCGAGTGTCGCAGGGGCGATGTAGAAGTCCACGCCGGCGTACATGTCCCTCAGCTCGGTGTGGGTCGCAGGCCCACGCAAGCTAACCCAATCGGCCATGCCGGTCGTCTCGACGTAACGCTCCAAAGGCCGGCGCAGCGGCCCGTCTCCCACGAGAATCGCCTCGAGGCGTATGTCTGCAGGCAGCCGCGCTCTCGCCTCGCGGAGCATGCGGAGCAGCGGCCCCGGTCTCTTGCGCACCGCGAGCCGGCCGACAGTCGCGACCACGACTCGATCGGGCGAGCGGGGCAGATCCTGCACCTTCCATTCCGCCGCATCGACCCCGTTGGGGAGGATGGTCACCGGCGTTCGGCCTCCGAGGATACGCCTGAGCGGTTCCGCGGCCGGTGAGCTGACGGCCGACCAGGCGACGCGCCACTCGCCCCATCGAGCCAGACGATCTGCGGCCTGGAACAGCGGAGTCGCGCCCGCCCACAGAGAGTGGACTGTGACCACGGTCGGGAGGCGGGCCGCGGAGGCTCGTGACGCGGTGACGAACGCGAGCGGGGAGAAGCTCGACGCGTGGACGTGCACTACATCGAAACCACCTCGAAGAACTGCCTTGCAGCCGACGACGGACCACTCGTAGCGCATCCGGGTCGGGGAGGCGCCCCGGGCCGGTCGCACGACTTGGATGCCGTCCGCGGCACGCGAACCGTCTCCAGGTGCCGATGTGACCACGACGACGTCGTGCCCGGCGTCTCGCTGGCGGATCGCCAGCTCGTGGACCTGGCGCTCGATCCCCCCGAGGCGAGGTAGATAACAGTCGCTCACGTGAGCGACTTTCACCGCCGCGCCCCGAGGCGTCGCCTATGTTCCATCTAGCGACACATTACCTGTACGACCCATGCGCCACATGATCGTTCACCTGCTCGACCAGGCCCGTTCGAGGGAGCACAGTGCTCCATGATTGGGTCGTCGTCGCCCTGGGGCTGGGCGCGGCGTTCGCCTTCGCTCTATCGAGCTCGCTGAAGCATGTAAGCGCCGGGCACCAGCCGGACGCGCAGAGCATGCATCTGGGGAAGCTGCGGCGATTCGTGGGGTCGATGCTCTCGCACCCGTTGTGGCTCGGTGGTATCGGTTGTGACGTCGTCGGGCTGACGCTGCAGGTCTTCGCGCTGCACATCGGCGCGCTCACCGTGGTCCAGCCTCTGCTGGTGAGCGGGCTCCTGTTCGCCCTCGTGCTCCGCCAATTCCACGAGCACCACCAAATCAGCGGGCGGCAGATGGCCTGGGCGACGGTTCTGTGCGCGGCACTGGCGGGCTTCGTCGTGCTCGCGGCTTCGGGGAACAATGCGCACCGCC includes:
- a CDS encoding glycosyltransferase family 4 protein — its product is MSDCYLPRLGGIERQVHELAIRQRDAGHDVVVVTSAPGDGSRAADGIQVVRPARGASPTRMRYEWSVVGCKAVLRGGFDVVHVHASSFSPLAFVTASRASAARLPTVVTVHSLWAGATPLFQAADRLARWGEWRVAWSAVSSPAAEPLRRILGGRTPVTILPNGVDAAEWKVQDLPRSPDRVVVATVGRLAVRKRPGPLLRMLREARARLPADIRLEAILVGDGPLRRPLERYVETTGMADWVSLRGPATHTELRDMYAGVDFYIAPATLESFGIAALEARCAGLPVVAHRGSGVSEFIVDATDGLLSCGDAEMVDSIVRLAGSESLRGCMRTHARAVPPPVSWPGILDATEALYDRARAVAGASEDPRRKLALIG
- a CDS encoding PIG-L family deacetylase, producing MTFTIVFFHAHPDDEALLTGGTMARLAAEGHRVVLAVATCGEAGLASQEFTAGGRLASARALELEESARLLGCARLEILGYADSGMDGTDAPVDGFCHLPPEVPAHRLAALLFEEQASVLVSYDPAGGYGHPDHVQVHRVGRIASSLASVPVLLEATVDRRALQRALKAVTWFRPRSSEFEPSRFDSRYADPSTITHAVDVRPYTDRKRAAIAAHASQASADREDRTIAWLLRLPGPVFRLAMGREWFTEVGRLPGRRRLHDPLASLHDPQASLHDPLASLHDPLASLHDRTPPRRRSRQP